One window from the genome of Maylandia zebra isolate NMK-2024a linkage group LG18, Mzebra_GT3a, whole genome shotgun sequence encodes:
- the LOC101486461 gene encoding regulator of nonsense transcripts 1 has protein sequence MSVEAYGPSSQTLTFLDTEEAELLGADTQGSEYDFTDFTLPSQTQTQGQTQSQLDGQVNGPDGVLQNGDDPVVKASQLLAELNFEEDEEDTYYTKDLPVHACSYCGIHDPACVVYCNTSKKWFCNGRGNTSGSHIVNHLVRAKSKEVTLHKDGPLGETVLECYNCGCRNVFLLGFIPAKADSVVVLLCRQPCASQSSLKDINWDSSQWQPLIQDRCFLSWLVKIPSEQEQLRARQITAQQINKLEELWKENPTATLEDLEKPGVDEEPQHVLLRYEDAYQYQNIFGPLVKLEADYDKKLKESQTQDNITVRWDLGLNKKRIAYFTLPKTDSDMRLMQGDEICLRYKGDLAPPWKGIGHVIKVPDNYGDEIAIELRSSAGAPVEIPHIFQVDFVWKSTSFDRMQSALKTFAVDETSVSGYIYHKLLGHEVEDVVIKCQLPKRFTAQGLPDLNHSQVYAVKTVLQRPLSLIQGPPGTGKTVTSATIVYHLARQGNGPVLVCAPSNIAVDQLTEKIHQTGLKVVRLCAKSREAIDSPVSFLALHNQTRNMDSMPELQKLQQLKDETGELSSSDEKRYRALRRTAERELLMNADVICCTCVGAGDPRLAKMQFRSILIDESTQATEPECMVPVVLGAKQLILVGDHCQLGPVVMCKKAAKAGLSQSLFERLVVLGIRPIRLQVQYRMHPALSAFPSNIFYEGSLQNGVTAADRVKKGFDFQWPQPDKPMFFYVTQGQEEIASSGTSYLNRTEAANVEKITTRLLKAGAKPDQIGIITPYEGQRSYLVQYMQFSGSLHTKLYQEVEIASVDAFQGREKDFIILSCVRANEHQGIGFLNDPRRLNVALTRARYGVIIVGNPKALSKQPLWNHLLNYYKEQKVLVEGPLNNLRESLMQFSKPRKLVNTINPGGRFMSTAMYDAREALIPGSVYDRSSNGRSSNMYFQTHDQIGMIGTGANPMSSMNIPIPFNLVMPPIPPPGYLGQVNGPTAGRGGGLKGKSGSGGGGGTRGGRQRNRGNHSGGTDRGQHGGQMTTSQTSQDQGSQPFSQGPLTQGYINMSQPSQMSQPGLSQPELSQDSYLGDEFKSQIDVALSQDSTYQGERAYHGGVTGLSQY, from the exons ATGAGTGTCGAGGCGTACGGGCCGAGCTCGCAGACTCTAACGTTCCTGGACACCGAGGAAGCCGAGCTGCTGGGAGCGGACACTCAGGGCTCCGAGTACGACTTCACCGATTTTACCCTGCCGAGCCAGACCCAGACTCAAGGCCAAACCCAGAGTCAGCTAGACGGCCAG GTCAATGGCCCTGATGGTGTGTTACAGAATGGAGACGACCCTGTTGTGAAGGCCAGCCAATTACTGGCAGAGTTGAACtttgaggaggatgaggaggacaCTTACTATACCAAGGACCTTCCTGTGCATGCTTGCAG TTATTGTGGGATTCACGATCCAGCCTGTGTGGTCTACTGCAACACCAGCAAGAAGTGGTTTTGCAACGGCCGTGGAAACACTTCTGGCAG CCACATTGTTAACCACCTGGTGAGGGCAAAGTCCAAGGAGGTGACCCTGCATAAAGATGGCCCCCTGGGGGAAACGGTTTTGGAGTGCTACAACTGTGGCTGTCGCAACGTCTTCTTGCTTGGCTTCATTCCTGCCAAGGCTGACTCAGTTGTGGTGTTACTGTGCAG GCAGCCATGTGCTAGCCAGAGTAGCCTGAAAGACATCAACTGGGACAGCTCACAGTGGCAGCCTTTAATCCAGGACCGCTGCTTTCTTTCCTGGTTGGTCAAAATTCCCTCAGAACAGGAGCAGCTCCGGGCACGCCAGATCACTGCTCAGCAGATCAACAAGCTGGAGGAGCTGTGGAAG GAAAATCCCACAGCAACCTTGGAGGACCTGGAAAAGCCTGGAGTAGATGAGGAGCCCCAACATGTCCTGCTTCGCTATGAGGATGCCTACCAGTACCAAAACATTTTTGGTCCTCTTGTGAAGCTGGAAGCTGACTATGATAAGAAACTCAAAGAGTCACAG ACACAAGACAACATCACAGTAAGATGGGACTTGGGCCTGAATAAGAAGAGGATTGCTTATTTCACCCTTCCCAAGACAGACTCAG ATATGCGGCTGATGCAGGGAGATGAAATTTGCCTGAGATACAAAGGAGACCTGGCCCCTCCTTGGAAAGGCATTGGACATGTCATCAAAGTCCCTGACA ATTATGGTGATGAAATAGCCATCGAGTTAAGGAGCAGTGCCGGGGCTCCAGTGGAGATCCCTCACATCTTTCAGGTGGACTTTGTGTGGAAGTCCACTTCCTTTGATAG gatGCAGAGTGCTCTGAAGACATTTGCTGTGGATGAGACTTCAGTGTCTGGTTACATCTACCACAAACTGCTGGGACATGAGGTAGAGGATGTGGTCATCAAGTGCCAGCTGCCCAAACGCTTCACTGCTCAAGGCCTCCCTGACCTTAACCACTCCCAG GTGTACGCTGTGAAAACAGTGCTGCAGCGCCCCCTCAGTCTGATCCAGGGCCCACCTGGCACAGGAAAGACGGTCACCTCTGCCACCATTGTGTACCACCTGGCCAGACAAGGAAATGG GcctgtgctggtttgtgctccCAGTAATATTGCAGTTGATCAGCTCACTGAGAAGATTCACCAAACAGGGCTCAAGGTGGTGAGACTCTGTGCCAAGAGCAGAGAGGCCATAGACTCACCAGTGTCATTCCTGGCTCTGCACAACCAGACCCGTAATATGGACAG TATGCCAGAGCTTCAGAAACTCCAACAGCTGAAGGATGAGACTGGAGAGCTGTCCTCCTCAGATGAGAAGCGCTACAGAGCTCTGAGGCGCACTGCTGAGAGAGAGTTGCTTATG AATGCTGACGTGATCTGCTGTACATGCGTTGGGGCAGGAGATCCTCGTCTGGCCAAGATGCAGTTCAGATCTATCCTGATCGATGAGAGCACCCAGGCCACCGAGCCAGAGTGCATGGTGCCTGTAGTCCTTGGAGCCAAGCAG TTGATTCTTGTGGGTGATCACTGCCAGCTGGGACCTGTGGTGATGTGTAAGAAGGCAGCTAAAGCAGGTCTGTCCCAGTCTCTGTTCGAGCGTCTTGTAGTTTTGGGGATCCGACCAATCCGTCTGCAGGTCCAGTACCGCATGCACCCGGCCCTCAGTGCCTTCCCTTCCAACATCTTTTATGAGGGTTCTCTGCAGAACGGAGTCACTGCTG CGGACCGTGTGAAAAAAGGCTTCGACTTCCAGTGGCCCCAACCAGACAAGCCGATGTTCTTCTATGTCACCCAAGGCCAAGAGGAAATTGCTAGCTCTGGAACATCTTATTTGAACAG GACTGAGGCAGCCAATGTGGAGAAAATAACAACGAGGTTGCTGAAGGCTGGAGCAAAACCTGATCAGATTGGTATCATCACTCCCTATGAGGGTCAGAGGTCCTATCTGGTCCAGTACATGCAGTTCAGTGGCTCCCTCCACACCAAACTCTACCAG GAGGTGGAAATAGCCAGTGTTGATGCTTTccaagggagagagaaagacttCATCATCCTCTCCTGCGTGAGGGCCAACGAGCACCAGGGCATCGGCTTCCTCAATGATCCCAGACGTCTTAACGTGGCACTCACCAGGGCCAG ATATGGCGTGATCATTGTGGGAAACCCCAAAGCCCTGTCCAAGCAGCCTCTGTGGAACCACCTGCTCAATTACTACAAGGAGCAGAAGGTCCTGGTTGAAGGCCCACTCAACAACCTGAGGGAGAGCCTCATGCAATTCAGCAAGCCCCGCAAGCTGGTGAACACCATCAACcct ggtGGCCGATTCATGAGCACAGCTATGTATGATGCGAGGGAGGCCCTCATTCCTGGATCTGTTTATGATCGTAGCAGCAACG GGCGTTCGTCCAACATGTATTTCCAGACGCATGACCAGATCGGTATGATTGGCACAGGTGCCAATCCCATGTCCTCCATGAACATCCCGATCCCCTTCAACCTTGTGATGCCTCCGATTCCTCCACCAGGATACTTGGGACAGGTGAATGGACCTACAGCAG GTCGCGGCGGCGGTCTAAAGGGCAAATCGGGCAGCGGAGGAGGTGGGGGAACTCGAGGTGGCCGTCAAAGAAACCGTGGAAACCACAGCGGTGGAACAGACCGCGGACAGCATGGAGGTCAAATGACTACAAGCCAGACTAGCCAGGACCAGGGCTCCCAGCCGTTCTCCCAGGGCCCTCTGACGCAGGGCTACATTAACATGAGCCAGCCGTCACAGATGAGCCAGCCTGGGCTCTCCCAGCCTGAACTCTCCCAG GACAGTTACCTTGGAGATGAGTTCAAGTCTCAGATTGATGTGGCTTTGTCCCAGGATTCCACGTACCAGGGGGAGCGGGCCTACCATGGTGGTGTGACTGGACTGTCCCAGTACTAG